Proteins encoded within one genomic window of Streptomyces taklimakanensis:
- a CDS encoding dihydroorotase, with the protein MTTTEENTGRTLIRGARILGGEVRDVLIDNGTVAEIGTGPSAEGARVVEADGQVLLPGLVDLHTHLREPGREDSETVLTGTRAAAAGGYTAVHAMANTFPVADTAGVVEQVWRLGRESGYCDVQPVGAVTVGLEGKQLAELGAMHDSAASVRVFSDDGKCVDDAVIMRRALEYVKAFDGVIAQHAQEPRLTEGAQMNEGVVSAELGLGGWPAVAEEAIIARDVLLAAHVGSRLHICHLSTAGSVEIVRWAKAKGWNVTAEVTPHHLLLTDELVRSYDPVYKVNPPLRTEADVMALREALADGTIDCVATDHAPHPHEDKDCEWGAAAMGMLGLETALSVVQHTMVDTGLLDWAGVAERMSFRPAAIGRLTGQGRPISAGEPANLVLVDPSYRGTVDSARFASRSRNTPYQGRELPGRVTHTFLRGRATVRDGKLV; encoded by the coding sequence GTGACGACCACCGAAGAGAACACCGGCCGGACCCTCATCCGCGGAGCGCGGATCCTCGGCGGCGAGGTACGGGACGTCCTGATCGACAACGGCACCGTCGCCGAGATCGGCACCGGGCCGAGCGCCGAGGGGGCCCGGGTCGTCGAGGCCGACGGGCAGGTCCTGCTGCCGGGGCTGGTCGACCTCCACACCCATCTGCGCGAGCCCGGCCGCGAGGACTCCGAGACCGTCCTGACCGGTACCCGCGCCGCCGCGGCCGGCGGCTACACCGCCGTCCACGCGATGGCCAACACCTTCCCCGTCGCCGACACCGCCGGCGTGGTGGAGCAGGTCTGGCGGCTGGGGAGGGAGTCCGGCTACTGCGACGTGCAGCCCGTCGGCGCCGTCACCGTCGGCCTGGAGGGCAAGCAGCTCGCCGAGCTGGGCGCGATGCACGACTCGGCCGCCTCCGTGCGGGTCTTCTCCGACGACGGCAAGTGCGTGGACGACGCGGTGATCATGCGCCGTGCGCTGGAGTACGTCAAAGCCTTCGACGGCGTCATCGCCCAGCACGCCCAGGAGCCGAGGCTCACCGAGGGCGCGCAGATGAACGAGGGCGTGGTCTCCGCCGAACTGGGACTGGGCGGCTGGCCCGCCGTCGCCGAGGAGGCGATCATCGCCCGCGACGTGCTGCTGGCCGCGCACGTCGGCTCCCGGCTGCACATCTGCCACCTGTCCACCGCCGGATCGGTGGAGATCGTGCGCTGGGCCAAGGCCAAGGGGTGGAACGTCACCGCCGAGGTCACCCCGCACCACCTGCTGCTCACCGACGAGCTGGTGCGCTCCTACGACCCGGTCTACAAGGTGAACCCGCCGCTGCGCACCGAGGCCGACGTCATGGCCCTGCGCGAGGCGCTGGCCGACGGCACCATCGACTGCGTGGCCACCGACCACGCCCCGCACCCCCACGAGGACAAGGACTGCGAGTGGGGCGCGGCCGCCATGGGGATGCTGGGCCTGGAGACCGCTCTCTCCGTCGTCCAACACACCATGGTCGACACCGGACTGCTGGACTGGGCCGGTGTCGCCGAGCGGATGTCCTTCCGGCCCGCGGCCATCGGCCGGCTGACCGGCCAGGGGCGGCCCATCTCGGCAGGTGAGCCCGCCAACCTCGTCCTGGTCGATCCGTCCTACCGTGGAACGGTGGATTCCGCTCGCTTCGCGTCCCGTAGCCGCAACACCCCCTATCAGGGCCGCGAGCTGCCGGGCCGCGTCACGCACACCTTCCTGCGGGGCAGGGCGACAGTCAGGGACGGAAAGCTCGTATGA
- a CDS encoding aspartate carbamoyltransferase catalytic subunit, with product MKRHLISAADLTRDDAVLILDTAEELARVADRTIRKLPTLRGRTVVNLFFEDSTRTRISFEAAAKRLSADVINFSAKGSSVSKGESLKDTALTLEAMGADAVVIRHHDSGAPHRLATSGWIGGSVVNAGDGTHEHPTQALLDAFTLRRRLVGGSDGGAGRDLSGRRVTVVGDILHSRVARSNVHLLTTLGAEVTLVAPPTLVPLGAERWPCEVSYDLDAVLPKSDAVMMLRVQRERMNAAFFPTEREYARRYGLDGDRMARMPEHAVVMHPGPMNRGMEITAEVADSDRCTAVEQVAGGVTIRMAVLYLLLGGAEPAVSVPAPTAAGTTTRTEENV from the coding sequence ATGAAGCGCCACCTCATCTCGGCCGCCGACCTCACCCGCGACGACGCCGTCCTGATCCTGGACACCGCCGAGGAGCTGGCCCGGGTCGCCGACCGGACGATCAGGAAGCTGCCGACCCTGCGCGGCCGCACCGTCGTCAACCTCTTCTTCGAGGACTCCACCCGCACCCGCATCTCCTTCGAGGCAGCGGCCAAGCGGCTCTCCGCCGACGTCATCAACTTCTCCGCGAAGGGCTCGTCGGTCTCCAAGGGCGAATCCCTCAAGGACACCGCCCTGACCCTGGAGGCGATGGGCGCCGACGCCGTCGTCATCCGGCACCACGACTCCGGCGCCCCGCACCGCCTGGCCACCTCCGGCTGGATCGGCGGCTCGGTCGTCAACGCCGGTGACGGCACCCACGAGCACCCCACCCAGGCCCTGCTGGACGCCTTCACCCTGCGTCGCCGCCTGGTCGGCGGGAGCGACGGGGGAGCGGGGCGGGACCTGTCCGGGCGCCGGGTCACCGTCGTCGGCGACATCCTGCACAGCCGCGTCGCCCGTTCCAACGTGCACCTGCTCACCACGCTCGGGGCCGAGGTCACCCTGGTCGCCCCACCCACCCTGGTGCCCCTGGGAGCCGAGAGGTGGCCGTGCGAGGTCTCCTACGACCTGGACGCGGTACTGCCCAAGTCCGACGCCGTGATGATGCTGCGCGTCCAGCGCGAGCGGATGAACGCCGCGTTCTTCCCCACCGAGCGCGAGTACGCCCGCCGCTACGGCCTGGACGGCGACCGGATGGCGCGGATGCCCGAGCACGCGGTCGTGATGCACCCCGGACCGATGAACCGCGGCATGGAGATCACCGCCGAGGTCGCCGACTCCGACCGCTGCACCGCCGTGGAGCAGGTCGCGGGCGGCGTCACCATCCGGATGGCGGTCCTCTACCTGCTGCTGGGCGGCGCGGAGCCCGCCGTCAGCGTCCCCGCGCCCACCGCCGCCGGAACCACCACCCGCACCGAGGAGAACGTGTGA
- the pyrR gene encoding bifunctional pyr operon transcriptional regulator/uracil phosphoribosyltransferase PyrR, with protein MDGDSSAQVRPVLEAPDIARVLTRIAHEIVERAKGADDVVLLGIPTRGVHLARRLAAKLEGITSRPQPVGSLDITMYRDDLRMGPARALARTDIPAEGIDGRLVVLVDDVLFSGRTIRAALDAMNDIGRPRAVQLAVLVDRGHRQLPIRADYVGKNLPTSLRETVKVQLTEEDGRDGVLLGGHETAPAGER; from the coding sequence ATGGACGGAGACAGCTCTGCCCAGGTCCGGCCCGTACTGGAGGCACCGGACATCGCGCGGGTCCTGACCCGCATCGCCCACGAGATCGTCGAACGCGCCAAGGGCGCCGACGACGTGGTGCTCCTCGGCATCCCCACCCGCGGCGTCCACCTGGCCCGGCGGCTGGCGGCCAAGCTGGAGGGAATCACCTCACGACCGCAACCGGTCGGCTCCCTCGACATCACCATGTACCGCGACGACCTGCGCATGGGCCCGGCCCGCGCCCTGGCCCGCACCGACATCCCCGCCGAGGGCATCGACGGCCGGTTGGTCGTCCTGGTCGACGACGTGCTCTTCTCCGGCCGTACCATCCGCGCCGCCCTCGACGCGATGAACGACATCGGCCGTCCCCGCGCCGTGCAGCTCGCGGTCCTCGTCGACCGCGGCCACCGTCAGTTGCCGATCCGCGCCGACTACGTCGGCAAGAACCTCCCCACCTCGCTGCGGGAGACGGTCAAGGTCCAGCTCACCGAGGAGGACGGCCGCGACGGCGTGCTCCTGGGCGGCCACGAGACCGCCCCGGCCGGCGAGCGGTAA
- the bldD gene encoding transcriptional regulator BldD, protein MSSEYAKQLGAKLRAIRTQQGLSLHGVEEKSQGRWKAVVVGSYERGDRAVTVQRLAELADFYGVPVQELLPGSTPGGAAEPPPKLVLDLERLAHVPSEKAGPLQRYAATIQSQRGDYNGKVLSIRQDDLRTLAVIYDQSPSVLTEQLISWGVLDADARRAVQHEDA, encoded by the coding sequence ATGTCCAGCGAATACGCCAAACAGCTCGGAGCCAAGCTCCGCGCCATCCGCACCCAGCAGGGCCTCTCCCTCCACGGTGTCGAGGAGAAGTCGCAGGGCCGTTGGAAGGCGGTCGTGGTCGGTTCGTACGAGCGCGGCGACCGCGCCGTGACCGTACAGCGGCTGGCCGAGCTGGCGGACTTCTACGGCGTCCCGGTGCAGGAGCTCCTGCCCGGCAGCACGCCGGGCGGAGCCGCCGAGCCGCCGCCGAAGCTCGTTCTGGATCTGGAGCGGCTGGCCCACGTCCCCTCCGAGAAGGCAGGCCCTCTGCAGCGGTACGCCGCGACGATCCAGAGCCAGCGCGGCGACTACAACGGCAAGGTGCTGTCGATCCGGCAGGACGACCTGCGCACCCTCGCCGTCATCTACGACCAGTCCCCGTCGGTGCTGACCGAGCAGCTCATCAGCTGGGGCGTGCTGGACGCCGACGCGCGCCGCGCGGTCCAGCACGAGGACGCCTGA
- the nusB gene encoding transcription antitermination factor NusB: protein MAARSKARKRAFQILFEADQRGSAVTAVLADWIRHARTDERQPPVGEYTMQLVEGYAERAERIDELIATYAVGWTLDRMPAVDRSLLRLGAYELVWEDEVPDAVVIDEAVQLAKEFSTDDSPTFVNGLLGRLKELKPSLRRA, encoded by the coding sequence GTGGCTGCCCGTAGCAAGGCCCGCAAGCGCGCCTTTCAGATCCTGTTCGAGGCCGACCAGCGCGGCAGCGCGGTGACGGCCGTGCTGGCGGACTGGATCCGGCACGCGCGGACCGACGAGCGGCAGCCGCCGGTCGGCGAGTACACGATGCAACTGGTCGAGGGATACGCGGAACGCGCGGAGCGGATCGACGAGTTGATCGCCACCTACGCCGTGGGCTGGACGCTGGACCGGATGCCCGCGGTGGACCGCAGCCTCCTCCGGCTCGGCGCCTATGAGCTGGTCTGGGAGGACGAGGTCCCCGACGCGGTGGTGATCGACGAGGCGGTGCAGCTCGCCAAGGAGTTCTCCACCGACGACTCCCCGACCTTCGTCAACGGTCTCCTGGGCCGGTTGAAGGAGCTCAAGCCGTCGCTGAGGCGTGCCTGA
- the efp gene encoding elongation factor P: protein MATTNDLKNGMVLKLDGGQLWSVVEFQHVKPGKGGAFVRTKLKNVLSGKVVDKTFNAGTKVETATVDKRGMQFSYKDGSDFVFMDTQTFDQMQITPEVVGDAANYLLEGQECTVAVYEGNPLYIELPAAVELVIEYTEPGVQGDRSTGGTKPAKLETGYEIGVPLFITTGEKIKVDTRSGEYLGRVNN, encoded by the coding sequence GTGGCCACCACGAACGACCTCAAGAACGGCATGGTGCTCAAGCTCGACGGGGGCCAGCTCTGGTCCGTTGTCGAGTTCCAGCACGTCAAGCCCGGCAAGGGCGGCGCCTTCGTCCGCACCAAGCTCAAGAACGTGCTCTCCGGCAAGGTGGTCGACAAGACCTTCAACGCCGGCACCAAGGTCGAGACGGCCACCGTCGACAAGCGGGGCATGCAGTTCTCGTACAAGGACGGTTCCGACTTCGTCTTCATGGACACCCAGACCTTCGACCAGATGCAGATCACTCCGGAGGTCGTCGGCGACGCCGCCAACTACCTGCTGGAGGGACAGGAGTGCACGGTCGCCGTCTACGAGGGCAACCCGCTGTACATCGAGCTTCCGGCCGCGGTCGAGCTGGTCATCGAGTACACCGAGCCGGGCGTCCAGGGCGACCGCTCCACCGGCGGCACCAAGCCCGCCAAGCTGGAGACGGGCTACGAGATCGGCGTCCCGCTCTTCATCACCACCGGTGAGAAGATCAAGGTCGACACCCGTTCCGGTGAGTACCTCGGTCGGGTGAACAACTGA
- a CDS encoding aminopeptidase P family protein, translating into MSEVHAARRSRLRDRRPTAGNEAALVSRSFNVRYLTGCSAPGAVLLLGADGHDTLLSPSGTAVDTRADPLGGTDGLRRVVLPGGTADAAVAAAELAASRSVAALAVEEHDLTVARHRALASAAPGLRLIDLGRAVEQQRLVKDEEELAALRTAAEITDQALGELLESILVGRTERHLALELERRLMDHGADGPAFPTSVATGRNSGRTGHRPTDRRVEEGDFLTVRLGARYRGYRCQIGRTFVIGPAPADWQIELYELVFAAQRAGREALAPGVEYREVDRAARQPLEGAGYGELLETGTGHGVGLEIGEDPRLSPAAMGKLDACVPVTVEPGVHLPGRGGVRIGDTLVVRPQADGGPELLTITTKELLAL; encoded by the coding sequence ATGTCCGAGGTGCACGCTGCCCGCCGTTCCCGACTGCGCGACCGCCGGCCGACGGCGGGCAACGAGGCCGCCCTGGTCTCCCGTTCCTTCAACGTCCGTTATCTGACCGGCTGTTCCGCTCCCGGCGCCGTCCTGTTGCTCGGCGCGGACGGCCACGACACGCTGCTGAGCCCGTCCGGAACGGCCGTCGACACACGGGCGGACCCGCTCGGGGGCACCGACGGGCTGCGCCGCGTCGTCCTCCCCGGGGGCACCGCGGACGCGGCGGTGGCCGCCGCGGAACTGGCCGCCTCACGGAGCGTCGCGGCGCTGGCGGTGGAGGAGCACGACCTCACCGTCGCCCGGCACCGGGCCCTGGCCTCGGCCGCGCCCGGGCTGCGCCTGATCGACCTGGGCCGCGCGGTGGAGCAACAGCGGCTGGTCAAGGACGAGGAGGAGCTGGCCGCGCTGCGGACCGCCGCGGAGATCACCGACCAGGCCCTGGGCGAGCTGTTGGAGTCCATCCTGGTCGGACGCACCGAACGCCACCTGGCGCTGGAACTGGAGCGGCGCCTGATGGACCACGGGGCCGACGGCCCGGCCTTCCCGACCTCCGTCGCCACCGGCCGGAACTCCGGCCGGACCGGCCACCGCCCCACCGACCGGAGGGTGGAGGAGGGCGACTTCCTCACCGTGCGGCTGGGCGCCCGCTACCGCGGCTACCGCTGCCAGATCGGCCGGACCTTCGTGATCGGCCCCGCTCCGGCCGACTGGCAGATCGAGCTGTACGAACTGGTCTTCGCCGCTCAACGCGCCGGACGGGAGGCGCTGGCCCCGGGCGTGGAGTACCGGGAGGTCGATCGGGCGGCCCGCCAGCCGCTGGAGGGGGCCGGATACGGGGAGCTGCTGGAAACCGGCACCGGACACGGGGTGGGACTGGAAATCGGAGAGGACCCTCGGCTGTCGCCCGCCGCCATGGGTAAACTGGACGCTTGCGTACCGGTCACCGTCGAACCGGGGGTCCACCTCCCGGGTCGGGGCGGCGTCCGGATCGGCGACACGCTCGTCGTCCGCCCGCAGGCGGACGGCGGACCGGAGCTACTCACCATCACGACCAAGGAACTGCTCGCCCTGTGA
- a CDS encoding AAA family ATPase — translation MQQYGTQRPVPPSGSSQGHVHGQPPHPQPHPQAPPPPSHRPGRHDPGQAPPLPPPPPAAPAPPPASAPPASAPTPAPPRRSPDATGHLRLPPGAPVQRADTLGRAAEPVTVEAAHTAAVAVLLIGPAGAGKTTVARHWADTRRVPTAHISLDDVREWVRSGFADPQAGWNEHSEAQYRLARRTCGFAARNFLANGISCILDDAVFPDRPVVGLGGWKRHVGPGLIPVVLLPGLEVVLERNAERTGNRRLSDEEVARIHGRMAGWYGSGLPIIDNSRQDVATTARLLDEAVARSLTSPPAW, via the coding sequence ATGCAGCAGTACGGGACGCAGCGGCCCGTCCCGCCCTCGGGCTCCTCCCAGGGCCACGTCCACGGACAACCGCCGCACCCTCAGCCCCATCCCCAGGCGCCCCCGCCGCCCTCCCACCGTCCGGGTCGCCACGACCCCGGCCAGGCGCCGCCCCTTCCGCCTCCCCCGCCCGCCGCCCCCGCGCCCCCTCCCGCCTCGGCCCCGCCCGCGTCCGCACCCACCCCGGCGCCCCCGCGGCGGTCCCCGGACGCCACCGGACACCTCAGGTTGCCCCCCGGAGCTCCGGTGCAGAGGGCCGATACGCTCGGCCGGGCCGCCGAGCCCGTCACCGTGGAGGCCGCGCACACCGCTGCCGTCGCCGTCCTGCTGATCGGACCGGCCGGTGCGGGCAAGACGACCGTCGCCCGCCACTGGGCCGACACCCGCCGTGTGCCCACCGCGCACATCAGCCTCGACGACGTCCGCGAGTGGGTCCGCTCGGGCTTCGCCGACCCGCAGGCCGGTTGGAACGAGCACTCCGAGGCGCAGTACCGTCTCGCCCGCCGCACCTGCGGTTTCGCCGCCCGCAACTTCCTGGCCAACGGCATCTCCTGCATCCTGGACGACGCGGTCTTCCCCGACCGGCCCGTGGTCGGCCTCGGTGGTTGGAAGCGCCACGTCGGCCCCGGTCTGATCCCCGTCGTGCTGCTGCCCGGCCTGGAGGTCGTGCTGGAGCGCAACGCCGAGCGCACCGGAAACCGGCGGCTGTCCGACGAGGAGGTGGCCCGCATCCACGGTCGGATGGCGGGTTGGTACGGCTCCGGGCTGCCGATCATCGACAACTCCCGCCAGGACGTGGCGACCACCGCCCGACTGCTGGACGAGGCCGTGGCCCGCAGCCTCACCAGCCCGCCCGCCTGGTAG
- the aroQ gene encoding type II 3-dehydroquinate dehydratase, with amino-acid sequence MSAAGPRKTLVLNGPNLGRLGSREPDVYGSTSYAGLVQRCTALGKELGLEVEVRETNDEGEMIRWLHEAADGSIPVVLNPGAFTHYSYGMRDAAAQRTAPLVEVHISNPYAREEFRHTSVVAAVASGTVAGFGIGSYELALRALADDLAG; translated from the coding sequence GTGAGCGCCGCCGGCCCGCGGAAGACGCTCGTCCTCAACGGGCCCAACCTCGGCCGCCTCGGCTCCCGCGAGCCCGACGTGTACGGCTCCACCTCCTACGCCGGGCTGGTCCAGCGGTGCACGGCGCTCGGGAAGGAACTGGGCCTGGAGGTGGAGGTCCGCGAGACCAACGACGAGGGCGAGATGATCCGCTGGCTGCACGAGGCGGCCGACGGTTCGATCCCGGTCGTCCTCAACCCCGGCGCCTTCACCCACTACTCCTACGGAATGCGCGACGCCGCCGCCCAGCGCACCGCGCCGCTGGTCGAGGTGCACATCTCCAACCCGTACGCCCGCGAGGAGTTCCGCCACACCTCGGTCGTGGCGGCCGTGGCCTCGGGCACGGTCGCGGGCTTCGGCATCGGCTCCTACGAGCTGGCCCTGCGCGCCCTCGCGGACGACCTCGCGGGCTGA
- the aroB gene encoding 3-dehydroquinate synthase yields MSTESPTRITVGGSAGTAPYDVLVGRQLLGELPELIGADVRRVAVIHPEALTETGEVLREDLAEQGFEAVAIQVPNAEEAKTAEVAAYCWKALGQSGFTRTDVIVGVGGGATTDLAGFVAATWLRGVRWIAVPTTVLGMVDAAVGGKTGINTAEGKNLVGAFHPPAGVLCDLAALQSLPVHDYVSGLAEVVKAGFIADPTILDLIEADPQAARRPDGPHTAELIERSIRVKANVVSSDLKESGLREILNYGHTLAHAIEKNERYNWRHGAAVSVGMVFAAELGRIAGRLDDATADRHRTVLEAVGLPVTYRGDQWPKLLETMKVDKKTRGDRLRFIVLDGLAKPTVLEGPDPAMLLAAHAEIAA; encoded by the coding sequence ATGAGTACCGAATCCCCCACCCGCATCACCGTCGGCGGCAGCGCCGGTACCGCACCGTACGACGTCCTCGTCGGGCGACAACTCCTGGGCGAGCTGCCGGAGCTGATCGGCGCCGACGTCCGACGCGTCGCCGTGATCCACCCCGAGGCACTGACCGAGACCGGTGAGGTGCTGCGCGAGGACCTGGCCGAGCAGGGCTTCGAGGCCGTCGCCATCCAGGTTCCCAACGCCGAGGAGGCCAAGACCGCCGAGGTCGCGGCCTACTGCTGGAAGGCGCTGGGGCAGTCCGGTTTCACCCGCACCGACGTCATCGTCGGCGTCGGCGGGGGAGCGACCACCGACCTGGCCGGCTTCGTCGCCGCCACCTGGCTGCGCGGGGTGCGCTGGATCGCGGTGCCCACCACCGTGCTGGGCATGGTGGACGCGGCGGTCGGCGGCAAGACCGGCATCAACACCGCCGAGGGCAAGAACCTGGTCGGGGCCTTCCATCCGCCGGCCGGGGTGCTGTGCGACCTGGCGGCCCTTCAGTCCCTGCCGGTGCACGACTACGTCAGCGGCCTGGCCGAGGTCGTCAAGGCGGGCTTCATCGCCGACCCGACCATCCTCGACCTGATCGAGGCCGATCCGCAGGCCGCGCGCCGCCCCGACGGCCCGCACACCGCGGAGCTGATCGAGCGCTCCATCCGGGTCAAGGCGAACGTGGTCTCCTCCGACCTGAAGGAGTCGGGGCTGCGGGAGATCCTCAACTACGGGCACACCCTCGCCCACGCCATCGAGAAGAACGAGCGCTACAACTGGCGGCACGGCGCGGCCGTCTCCGTCGGCATGGTCTTCGCCGCCGAACTCGGCCGCATCGCGGGCCGGCTGGACGACGCCACCGCCGACCGCCACCGCACGGTCCTGGAGGCGGTCGGCCTGCCCGTCACCTACCGCGGCGACCAGTGGCCCAAGCTGCTGGAGACGATGAAGGTCGACAAGAAGACCCGCGGCGACCGACTGCGCTTCATCGTCCTGGACGGCCTGGCCAAGCCCACCGTCCTGGAAGGGCCGGATCCGGCGATGCTGCTCGCCGCGCACGCGGAGATCGCCGCGTGA
- a CDS encoding shikimate kinase, translated as MRAGSGPVVVLVGPPGAGKSTVGALVARRLGVGLRDTDADIEAAVGRPVAEIFVQEGEEWFREVERRVVRAALTGHDGVVSLGGGAVMDPDTRGLLAGLPVVFLDVPLADAVRRVGLDAPRPLLAVNPRQQWRMLMERRRPLYEEVARVVVDTGGRDPQQTAQAVLDALDPKDT; from the coding sequence GTGAGGGCCGGGTCGGGGCCGGTCGTGGTTTTGGTGGGGCCGCCGGGTGCGGGCAAGTCCACCGTGGGTGCTCTTGTCGCTCGGCGGTTGGGGGTGGGGTTGCGTGACACCGATGCGGACATCGAGGCCGCGGTGGGCAGGCCTGTTGCGGAGATCTTCGTCCAGGAGGGTGAGGAGTGGTTCCGGGAGGTGGAGCGGCGGGTCGTGCGTGCGGCTTTGACCGGGCATGACGGGGTGGTCTCGCTCGGTGGTGGCGCCGTGATGGATCCGGACACCCGCGGGCTGCTGGCCGGGTTGCCGGTGGTGTTCTTGGACGTGCCGCTCGCGGACGCGGTCCGGCGGGTCGGGTTGGATGCTCCGCGGCCTTTGTTGGCGGTCAATCCTCGGCAGCAGTGGCGCATGTTGATGGAGCGGCGTCGTCCGTTGTACGAGGAGGTGGCGCGTGTGGTCGTCGATACCGGTGGCCGTGATCCGCAGCAGACCGCGCAGGCGGTCTTGGACGCACTCGACCCGAAGGACACGTGA
- the aroC gene encoding chorismate synthase, which translates to MSRLRWLTAGESHGPALVATLEGLPFGVPVTTGMVADALARRRLGYGRGARMKFERDEVTFLGGVRHGLTLGSPVAVMIGNTEWPKWEKVMAADPVDAAELAELARNAPLTRPRPGHADLAGMQKYGVGDARPILERASARETAARVALGAVARSYLREAAGVEIVSHVVELGGVGAPAGLVPVPGDVARLDADPVRCLDAEASRAMVEVIDAAHKDGDTLGGVVEVVAHGVPVGLGSHVHWDRRLDARLAGALMGIQAIKGVEVGDGFELARVPGSEAHDEIVATGEGIRRSSGRSGGTEGGLSTGELLRVRAAMKPIATVPRALATVDVGTGEPARAHHQRSDVCAVPAAGIVAEAMVALVLADAVAEKFGGDNVAETRRNVAGYLDGLEIR; encoded by the coding sequence GTGAGCAGGTTGCGTTGGCTGACCGCGGGGGAGTCGCATGGTCCCGCGTTGGTGGCGACGTTGGAGGGGCTGCCGTTCGGTGTGCCGGTCACCACCGGCATGGTGGCGGACGCGTTGGCGCGGCGCCGGTTGGGGTACGGGCGTGGCGCGCGGATGAAGTTCGAGCGTGACGAGGTCACCTTCCTCGGTGGGGTCCGGCACGGTCTGACCCTGGGGTCGCCGGTCGCGGTCATGATCGGCAATACCGAGTGGCCCAAGTGGGAGAAGGTCATGGCGGCCGATCCGGTCGATGCGGCCGAGTTGGCCGAGTTGGCGCGTAACGCGCCCTTGACTCGTCCTCGTCCCGGTCACGCGGATCTGGCCGGTATGCAGAAGTACGGGGTGGGGGATGCGCGGCCGATCCTGGAGCGGGCCTCGGCGCGGGAGACCGCGGCGCGGGTGGCGTTGGGGGCGGTGGCGCGCTCCTATCTGCGGGAGGCGGCCGGTGTCGAGATCGTCAGCCATGTCGTGGAGCTGGGCGGTGTGGGGGCTCCGGCCGGGTTGGTGCCGGTGCCGGGGGACGTGGCGCGGTTGGATGCCGATCCGGTCCGTTGTCTGGACGCCGAGGCGAGTCGGGCGATGGTGGAGGTGATCGATGCCGCGCACAAGGACGGTGACACCCTCGGTGGTGTGGTCGAGGTCGTCGCTCATGGTGTGCCGGTCGGTCTGGGCTCTCATGTGCACTGGGATCGTCGGCTCGATGCCCGGTTGGCCGGGGCGTTGATGGGGATCCAGGCGATCAAGGGGGTGGAGGTCGGCGATGGTTTCGAGTTGGCTCGGGTGCCCGGGTCGGAGGCGCACGACGAGATCGTTGCCACCGGGGAGGGTATCCGTCGCTCCTCGGGGCGGTCGGGGGGGACGGAGGGTGGGTTGTCGACCGGTGAGTTGTTGCGGGTGCGGGCGGCGATGAAGCCCATCGCCACGGTGCCGCGGGCGTTGGCGACCGTGGATGTCGGCACCGGTGAGCCTGCTCGGGCCCATCATCAGCGGTCGGATGTGTGCGCGGTGCCGGCCGCGGGCATCGTGGCCGAGGCGATGGTGGCGTTGGTGTTGGCCGATGCGGTGGCGGAGAAGTTCGGTGGTGACAATGTGGCCGAGACCCGCCGTAATGTGGCCGGTTACCTTGACGGGTTGGAGATCCGGTGA